catggctcaatcatagctcactgcagcctcaaactccagggctcaagtgatcctcccacctcagcctcctgaatagctgcgactacaggcgcacaccatcatgcccaccttatagtgtcactttttttttttttttcttttttgagatggagtctcactctgttgcccaggctagagtgcagtggcaagatctcggctcactgtaacctacgcctcccgggttcaagagactctcacgcctcagcctcctgagtagctgggattacaggcatctgccaccatgcccagctaatttttttatttttaagatacgggatttcaccatgttggccaggctggtctcaaactcctgacctcaggcgatctgcccgacttggcctcctgaagtgctgctTTTGCAGacaggagccaccgcacccagcctagtctCACATTTTATAGGCTCCCAAACCACAGCAGAACACCTGGCTGCCTCATCCCTCTGCACCCATCGTGCCAGTGGGTGTGCTGGCTGTAGGTGGGGGTGGCTGTGCCCGGGTTCCTGGGAGCACCTGGTGATTCACGGTCACCTACCCACAAACACCTGACTCTGGGGCCTCTGCAGGTTTCCTGGTGTTGTCACAAAGGGAAGAAGCGCACCTGTGGCTGGCCGGTCACCTAGGCAGGGCCCTCCCGTCTGGCTTCTTGAAGGCAGGCACACAAGTCTGCAGGCTGCTCAGGTCCCCATCTCATTATCTGTTCTCAAGGGGACCTCCTCTAATACAATCACAGCCAACCTGGCCTTAGCCCCGCCCTGTCTTCCCGTCATGTCCCcgttcccctccctctccccgccATGCAACTTCACAACTCAGCTGGGAGGCCTCCAAGTCCCCAGGGCTTACACACCTCCTGGAGTACTATGGACTGACCCAGCTCCAAGACGTTGAGTGTGTGGGAAACTCACCATGGGAGGTGCTCCTGCCCTGCAGGGAGCCAGAAGGCTGTGGGAGGGCCCTGATCCCAGGGCCTATGGAGCTCCCTAGGCTCCTCTGGCCACACCTCACCACAcaccctctctctcctccagcGGTTCCAGTTTGTAGAAATTCCAGGCAATCACTATGTCCACATGAAGGAACCCCAGCACGTGGCCAATATCATCAGCTCCTTCTTACAGCGCAAACACACGCTCACAGCCTAGCTGTAGCTCTGGGCCTGGAACTATGAAGACCTCGTGCTGCCAGACTCAATATTGGGAATGTGAGTTCCCGAGCCCCGCAGCAAGGCCAGGCCTGTGAGGaaaagagatcagactgttactgtgtctatgtagaaagaagtagacataagagactgcATCTTGTCTGTACTAAGCGAAAGttttctgccttgagatgctgttaatctgtaaccctagccccaaccctgtgcttgcAGAGACATGTGAtgtgttgactcaaggtttaatggatttagggctatgcagaatgtgctttgttaaaaaaagagcttgaaggcagtatgcttgttaaAAGTCACCACCATTCTCTAATCTCAAGTATCCAGGGACACAATACACTCCAGAAGGCGcaggacctctgcctaggaaagccaggtactgtccaaggtttctccccatgtgataacTTGAGAGATGGCctcctgggaagggaaagacctgcccctcccccagtcccacACCCCCGtcaagggtctgtgctgaggaggattagtaaaagaggaaggcctctttgcagttaAGAGGAAGGCAGCTGTCTCCTGCTCATCCCTGGGAATAGAATAGAATGTCTCCGTGTAAAACCCAATTGTATGGtccatttactgagataggaggaaACCACCTTACAGCTGGAAGTGAGAAATGCTGGTTGCAATACTGTTCTTTAATGCACGCCTATGTTTGTATACGTGCACAACAAAgcacagcacctttccttaaacttatgaCACAGACCTTTGTTCACGTTTTCGTACTGACGCTCCCCCCACTATTACCTTAGGGGCAATGGTAAAGattaatgatcaataaatactgagggaactaaGAGAGCTGTGGGTTCTCATATGCTGAGCCTGAGTGCCGGTCCCCTGCGCccacttttctttatactttGTCTCTCAGTCTCTCAAGAAATGGGGACAGGCCTCACTGGTCTTGAAGCCCAGTCTAGGATGTAGTCAGGGGAAGGAGTAAGATTCCAACTTCAACATCTGTGACCTCAagggggagacagagtctgggTTCGGAGGGCTGCTGTCTCCTGGCTAATAATCTCCAGCCAGCTGCAGGAAGGAAGGGCGGGCTGGGGCCACCGAGCCTTTCCCTGCTGCCCAACTGGGTGGAAAATGAAAGCTGCTGCATTCTCACTGCGTTCTCGCCGCCGCGTTCTCACCGCTTTCGAGGCTGTTTTGTTGCCAGCAAGGGCTTTTCCATtgagggaaaagggaaaacagaGCGGATTCATGCAGGGTCCTTGACAGGAGGGTGTGGAGGCAGGAGGCGGAAGGGGCAAGTCGTCCTCTGCGCACGCCCAGGTCCCCAGGACTGCTGAAGCCCAAGACCCGAGGGGTGGCCTGGCCCTTACTCCTGGCCTGTGTGGACTCTCATGGGGCTGTCGGACGTGGTGGCCTCAACCTGGGGCCGTTTCCCAGAGCTCGGCCTCTCGGAGACGGCTGCAGGCCCTGCCTCACCTCATGTTCCTCCTGGCCCTGCACCTCCAGCCATCCACTGCGGCTCTCGCGGCTCAGTAGGGTCGGAATTTGCGCTGGGCCCGCAGCAGCTCGACCCTCTGCTTGTCCTCCTCGAACTTCTTACACAGCTGTGCTAGATGTGGGGGCGAGAGGAGGAGTGGGGCAGGGTCAGACAGCACACCCCCGGGGCAGCCGGCTTGCTCATGCCCCACCCCTCCTCCCAGTTATTGTGGGGCACGGGGGCATGTCTCCCTCACCGACCCAGCCCCCTTCTCAACTCTGCTTTGGGGGCAGGGTCTGGATCCTGTAATTTCCTTACAACCCGACAGCAGGCCAAGTCCAAGGGCAAGGCCAAAGTGGGAGACACTGGCACCCCGAGCCTGGAGATGAAGCCCTAGCAACAAAGCAAAGGCATCCGCCCCCACCCCGACCCCTGCGCAAGGGGGAGGGAGTCCTGACCGCTCGGCCTGGAGTGACCCTGAGAATCGGTAAAGGGACCCCACCCCTAGTGCTGGTGAATGCTGATGGCAACTCTGGTCACCAGGTGGCCCAGGTCAGTGGCAGGCTGATGGCATGGAGGGGAAAGCTGAGGGTCTAGAGCGAGCACAAGTGGGAGCCAAGAGGGCCAGCGAGGCAGGGAAAGCACCAGTGACTGGCCACCTGACACCACACATACATACCCCAACACACACAACCCCCTCATCCCACATACCCAGCCACACCCCTAACCAAACACACATACTCTGCAGCATCCTCCCTGCACCGACAGTGGGTTCGGAGGCCCCCTCTGCACTCGAACTCCTTGCTGGCTGGAGGCTGACGAGCGCCAGAACTAAGTGCACAGGGGCCCAGAGGTGGGCACTGATGACCCAGGGTCCCACCCACTGAGCAAATGCATCTGCCCCAGGGGGTGATGGGGGACCGCCACAGAGGGTGCTGCCAGGCTAGGCCTCTTTCCATAGAGCCTGGTGGGAGCCCTGTGCTTAGAGACGCCCTCCCTCTGTGACCACCAGGTTCAGTGCCCACCATCAGAAGCCCTGGCCAGAGGCCTCATCCGAGGCTGGGGCCAAGGCGGAGGGGCCTGAGGATGGGCTGGGCATGGCTTACGCTCCATCTTGCTCTCTCGGTGCTGCCAGGCGTAAAAGTTGAGCAGCTCTTTTTGGGCGCACTTCCGTCTCTCCCTCTCCAGCACCCACAGGCTGGCTGCTTCAGTCCAGGGGAGCACAGGCcgccggccccggccccggccccggcggGTCACCATCACCTAACCCTCCTCATCACGGACTCACTCCTCCTCCTTGGCCTTAGCTTCTTCCTGCAAGGAAGGTGATCCCGTCGTCCAGTCAGCGCCTGGGACCTCCTGCAGCCTCCAGCAGCCCACCCTCCACGCCCTCCTCCCAAAGTCAGAACCGCCCTGAGCCCCTGCAGGGGCGGGctgctcccctcctcccagcACGGTGTTGGGGCTCAGGATGGCAGGGAGGGCATGGACCTGCTGGCGCTGCCTCCTTCTCCACTATAGACCATGTGGAGACTAGACGTGTCACCCAGCCAGGCAGCCCAGGATCCAGCAGGGAAAAAGGGAGCCTGGCCTCTACAGAGTGGCTAAGGACAGGCCGCCACCGCCCTCCCTCTGGGGCGCCACCTTCCCACAGCCACACGGGCGATGCGGTGCTCGGCCGACCCTGCGGAGCCTCTACCTCAGCGATCTTCTGGTCATACGCCTCCATGAACGTGTCCACTTCCACCCTCAGGGCCTCAGGGTCGGGCATGGAGTCTGCGTAGTCACTGATCCACTCTGAGGAAAAGGGAGGCAGGGAAACGGGGCTTCCTCAGGCCTGGCATTTGGGCCCCACCCCAGGGCCTGCCAGGCTAATGGAGACCTTTCCCCACAGGGCCTGGGGCGCAGGTGCTAAGGAAACCCCAAGGGCTGCAAACTGGGCCCTCGCTCTGCCTGCCCAGTATGCCTGTGCCGCGGTGCCAGGGGCTCAGGCTAACGACTCCCTGGGGACCCAGACACAGCCCCGCGGTCCTCTTGCCCAGGCCTCCACACGCCACTCTCAGGGAGCATGGACTTGGCTGGTGACATTCAGACATGTCCCCACAGAGTGTCCTGCCAACCCAGAGCCCAGAAAGGAGGTGCCAGTCACCCCCGCAGTACTCACTGTGAATGCCAGTCTTCACAGGGTGGCTCTCTGTGGACACCAGCAGGGGGCCCTTCAGGGCCAAGGCCGCTGACACCCCACTTGGCTTCTGGAACACCACGTAGGCTACCTGGAACCCctgaagagagagagatgtcAGAGGCTGGGGGCTCCTCCGCATGCCAGGCACAAGGTCTCCAGGCCCGCCCTCAGCCTACCCGGGGGCTACACCAGGGGAGACAGTGCTAGGCTATTCCTGAGCCATGGAGGGAACCAGAGGCCATCCCATAATCCAGGTCAAGGGCAGCCACACTTCCAGTGATCCTGCTTCTGCGGGAAGTGACAGCTGTTCCCAGCTCTTCCTCAGGAAGAGGGGACACACAGGCTGCCGTTCTTCCAGTCACAGGAGGGATGCTGTGAAACGCAGGGGTCGCCCTGGGCCAGGGCAGGCTTTTGGAAGCCAGGCCTGGGCACACACACCCTGCCAGATGCCACTGTGTGGGGAGGAGGTGTGGGCTCCAGGGCCACTGGGAAAGCTGTGAAGAACAGTGTTCCTGGAGACCCGGCTCTTAAGCCTGGGGAAGGAGCTCCCTCAGCGGGGGAAGCAGGAGGGCAGCCGGGGGAGGCCCTGCAGGCGCCCAGCAGAGACGGTCCCTGAGCATTAACACAGGACGGAAAAAGACAGGCAGGAACTGCAAGGATGTGGCAAATCTGAGAAGGAATCGTAGGCTTTGTCACCTGGACAGCCTCCTACACCACACACGGTGAGGACGGGCTCAGGACCACAGAATGCTCTGACGTCCCAGTGCCAGCTCCCCCAGCACCCTGGGGACAATGCCCGACCCCCCTCACTCTAGTGGAACCCCGTGCTTGGCGGCTCACCGGAACCGGCTTGGGATGAAAAAACTTCGACCTTGACTCCTCTGGGCCCTCGGCCAGGTCCGGCTCCTCCTGCAATTCTACAGACTGGACGAGGCCACAGAAGGACAGGAGGCGGGACAGACTCTCTTGCTGCAGGGAGAGGGAAGCCAAGTGTGATCATCTGTAGGGGCATCTGAAAGCCTCCCTCCACCATGGGTGGCACTGCCAGGGGTCCAGTGCCCCTGAAGGACTCAGAGCCACAGCCACATCTGCCCAAGCCGGGAGCCTGTGGGCACCACGGCCTCCGACCTGTTCTGCAGGGATAATAGGAGGTCAATATtcctgctctttctcttttttattttttattgagttgcagtactgctctgtcgcccaggctggagtcccatagcgtgatctcagctcacggcaacctccacctccgggtttcaagtgattctcgtgcctcagtctcccagtagctgggattgcaggcgccgaccaccacacccggctaatttttgttattttgagtagagacggggttttgccacgttggccaggctggtcttgaactcctgacctcaggtgatccgcccgtctcggcctcccaaaatgctgggattacaggcatgagccaccgtgcccggcatatTCCCGCTCTCTCTCATTGGAGACAGGTGGGGACATTCTTGCTGTtattctgattttatatatatgacaAGTTTTACTACCTGAATCAGCAGTAGTGACACTATACTGTGACAGTCAGGATGGAGGTTGTCTGAATCAGCAGTAGTGACCCTATGCTGTGACAGTCAGGATGGAGGTTGTCTGTCTGAATCAGCAGTAGTGACCCTATACTGTGATAGTCAGGATGGAGGTTGTCTGTCTGAATCAGCAGTAGTGACACTATACTGTGATAGTCAGGATGGAGGTTGTCTGAATCAGCAGTAGTGACCCTATGCTGTGACAGTCAGGATGGAAGTTGTCTAAATCAGCAGTAGTGACACTATACTGTGACAATCAGGATGGAGGTTGTCTGTCTGAATCAGCAGTGGTGACCCCATGCTGTGACAGTCAGGATGGAAGTTGTCTGTCTGAAT
This window of the Rhinopithecus roxellana isolate Shanxi Qingling chromosome 13, ASM756505v1, whole genome shotgun sequence genome carries:
- the LOC104669604 gene encoding LOW QUALITY PROTEIN: ribosomal RNA-processing protein 7 homolog A (The sequence of the model RefSeq protein was modified relative to this genomic sequence to represent the inferred CDS: substituted 2 bases at 2 genomic stop codons) translates to MKVGPWRAGPERRAWSQGAGQTPRKRARACAEPQLLAFPALPGGRMVARRRKRPARERDDRIPSPPGYAAIPIKFSEKQQASHYLYVRAHGVRQGTKSIWPQKRTLFVLNVPPYCTEQESLSRLLSFCGLVQSVELQEEPDLAEGPEESRSKFFHPKPVPGFQVAYVVFQKPSGVSAALALKGPLLVSTESHPVKTGIHKWISDYADSMPDPEALRVEVDTFMEAYDQKIAEEEAKAKEEEXVRDEEGXVMVTRRGRGRGRRPVLPWTEAASLWVLERERRKCAQKELLNFYAWQHRESKMEPQLCKKFEEDKQRVELLRAQRKFRPY